The proteins below are encoded in one region of Oncorhynchus nerka isolate Pitt River linkage group LG15, Oner_Uvic_2.0, whole genome shotgun sequence:
- the blcap gene encoding bladder cancer-associated protein yields the protein MYCLQWLLPVLLIPKPLNPALWFNHSMFMGFYLLSFLLERKPCTICALVFLAALFFICYSCWGNCFLYHCHDSALPDCAHDPSIVGT from the coding sequence ATGTACTGCCTTCAGTGGTTGCTCCCGGTTCTCCTCATCCCGAAACCTCTGAACCCGGCTTTATGGTTCAACCACTCAATGTTCATGGGCTTCTACCTGCTCAGCTTCCTGCTGGAGAGGAAGCCATGTACCATTTGTGCCTTAGTGTTCCTGGCAGCCCTGTTTTTCATCTGCTACAGCTGCTGGGGGAACTGTTTTCTGTACCACTGCCATGACTCCGCACTACCAGATTGTGCACACGATCCCAGCATTGTGGGCACCTAA